A region from the Candidatus Methanoperedens sp. genome encodes:
- a CDS encoding YfcE family phosphodiesterase: MKDKKKSKNTKVSSWWEERPKILRSTTKPKLAKAETKIKKAEAEKETANLPALELSQPAEHEAFLLIGDVHANLPALKSVLEDASNREVSEIWNVGDLTGYGAFPDDVVRRLRKENAQSVVGNYDLKVLKVKEKKEEEEGEKKESPEDWNAIKWTYNNLSKKNRKYLKSLPEELRLEAGGKRILLTHRSPLPEIGPETPDEKLREFALLADADVIIFGHSHRPFSRQVDGVWFINPGGAGRQDDGDPRASYAILWINPFEVKHYRVDYDVEKAAAAIRENGLPEVFAQMTLQGLSPDAVAQELSKKNENRLEEVRKTARSVSYNEGHSSQVTRLAMRLFDELGELHGLGAEERFWLQCAGILHDIGWIEGQKGHHKTSLRIILAEPHLPFDERERNIVGSIARYHRRELPNKGHRYFAALRRDERQKVKALSAILRVADGLDFTQQSLVKDITSEVSPEQVIVNCAISGEAETEKDRAMKKGDLFEKVFNRDLAISLDLVP; the protein is encoded by the coding sequence ATGAAAGATAAGAAAAAAAGCAAGAACACCAAAGTATCTTCGTGGTGGGAAGAGAGACCTAAAATACTGCGAAGTACGACAAAACCTAAACTTGCTAAAGCAGAAACAAAAATAAAGAAAGCTGAGGCAGAAAAAGAAACTGCAAACCTGCCTGCTCTGGAGTTATCCCAACCCGCAGAACACGAAGCCTTTCTACTCATTGGGGACGTTCATGCCAACCTGCCTGCCCTGAAGTCTGTCCTGGAAGATGCCAGCAACAGAGAGGTTTCAGAGATATGGAATGTGGGTGACCTAACGGGGTACGGTGCTTTTCCGGATGATGTTGTCAGGAGACTGCGCAAGGAGAACGCCCAGAGCGTGGTTGGGAACTATGACCTCAAGGTTCTGAAGGTCAAGGAAAAGAAAGAGGAAGAGGAGGGAGAGAAAAAAGAGTCGCCTGAAGACTGGAATGCCATCAAGTGGACATATAACAATCTTTCTAAGAAGAACCGCAAATACCTCAAATCTCTGCCTGAGGAACTCAGACTGGAGGCTGGAGGAAAGCGAATACTTCTTACCCACAGGAGCCCTTTGCCCGAAATAGGCCCTGAAACGCCGGATGAAAAACTTCGTGAGTTTGCTCTTCTCGCTGATGCTGACGTGATAATCTTCGGGCATTCGCACCGTCCCTTTTCCCGTCAGGTTGATGGTGTATGGTTTATTAACCCCGGGGGCGCAGGAAGGCAGGATGATGGTGATCCTCGAGCCAGCTACGCGATCCTGTGGATAAACCCCTTTGAAGTGAAACACTACCGTGTCGACTATGACGTGGAGAAAGCCGCAGCAGCCATACGGGAAAACGGCCTTCCTGAGGTTTTCGCCCAGATGACTCTTCAGGGGCTATCACCAGATGCGGTGGCTCAGGAACTATCAAAGAAGAATGAAAACCGCCTGGAGGAAGTTCGGAAGACAGCTCGCAGCGTTTCCTATAATGAGGGGCACAGTAGTCAGGTGACAAGGCTGGCTATGCGGCTCTTCGATGAACTCGGAGAGCTTCACGGCCTCGGTGCCGAGGAACGCTTCTGGCTCCAGTGTGCCGGCATACTTCATGATATCGGGTGGATCGAAGGGCAGAAGGGGCATCACAAGACCTCACTCCGCATCATCCTTGCCGAGCCGCACCTTCCCTTTGACGAAAGGGAACGAAATATCGTAGGTTCAATCGCCCGTTACCACAGGAGAGAACTTCCAAATAAAGGGCACCGGTACTTTGCTGCTCTGCGACGGGACGAGCGGCAGAAAGTAAAGGCGCTGTCAGCGATTCTTCGCGTGGCGGACGGACTGGATTTCACGCAGCAGAGCCTTGTTAAAGATATCACATCTGAGGTTTCCCCCGAGCAGGTGATTGTCAATTGTGCTATTTCAGGGGAAGCAGAAACCGAGAAGGACAGAGCCATGAAAAAAGGAGATCTGTTCGAGAAGGTATTCAATCGGGACCTCGCAATTTCATTAGACCTTGTACCATGA
- a CDS encoding CHAD domain-containing protein, producing the protein MISKRKGSLKNFTGYCLFGADRLRPLLRSLSREIEGVREAKDIEFIHRMRVASRRIRSCLPLFEECFPPKKYRDWRKEIRNITRALREARDADVQIAFLKAYTEKLKEESLRPGAQRFLLRLRQRRERTQPRVIEAIDRLHESGVAEDMEKLCRKMRKGRAEVNSPKIYQKAIVHITTRLDEIFAHEASVYIPENIKEHHAMRIAVKRLRYTMEVFSPLYEEELENQLLVCKKLQDMLGDLHDCDVWMEYLPQFMDDERAYSLDYFGQDDSFGILEPGLLHFQQHLRERRSAIYEEFVAYWKDIQEQNIWNDTKQFIQLTFDEKSKNQAKVK; encoded by the coding sequence GTGATTTCTAAGAGGAAAGGATCTCTGAAAAACTTCACTGGATATTGCCTTTTCGGAGCGGATAGACTTCGCCCGCTTCTTCGGTCCCTTTCCAGGGAGATAGAAGGCGTGCGTGAGGCGAAGGACATTGAGTTCATTCACAGGATGCGAGTCGCATCAAGGCGGATCCGCTCCTGCCTTCCACTTTTTGAAGAGTGTTTCCCTCCTAAGAAGTACAGGGACTGGCGAAAAGAGATCCGCAATATCACTCGCGCTCTTAGGGAGGCACGGGATGCAGATGTGCAGATAGCTTTCCTTAAGGCATACACCGAGAAGCTAAAAGAGGAAAGCCTCCGCCCTGGTGCGCAGCGCTTCCTCCTGCGCCTCAGGCAGCGCAGGGAGCGGACGCAACCGCGTGTGATCGAGGCCATTGACAGGCTTCATGAGAGTGGCGTGGCGGAGGATATGGAAAAGTTGTGCCGTAAGATGCGCAAGGGTAGAGCTGAAGTCAATTCTCCAAAGATTTATCAAAAAGCGATTGTCCACATAACAACGCGGCTTGATGAGATATTCGCTCATGAAGCCTCAGTTTACATCCCTGAAAATATAAAAGAGCACCATGCCATGCGTATTGCTGTAAAGCGCCTTCGCTACACGATGGAGGTGTTTTCACCCCTTTACGAGGAGGAACTGGAGAACCAGCTTCTGGTCTGCAAAAAACTCCAGGATATGCTCGGAGATCTGCACGACTGCGATGTATGGATGGAATATTTGCCTCAATTCATGGATGATGAACGGGCATATTCTCTTGATTATTTCGGGCAGGACGACTCCTTTGGGATTCTTGAGCCCGGACTGCTGCACTTCCAGCAGCATCTGCGCGAGCGCCGTTCTGCGATATACGAGGAGTTTGTAGCATACTGGAAAGATATTCAGGAGCAGAATATATGGAATGACACGAAGCAATTTATCCAGTTAACATTCGATGAAAAATCTAAGAATCAGGCAAAAGTAAAATAA